The following proteins are encoded in a genomic region of Comamonas resistens:
- the urtB gene encoding urea ABC transporter permease subunit UrtB: MKFTHKPWIWAAVAGLGALLSFASHALTAEQAYAMAAADDAEQRVQAINQAVLAPDAQVDGGRLAAYLSALSNDEVRVAQGRAYVLSGDAATDPATGEAAKLPADAEEVVNNNYLRSVIDTAQAALALGSRDVSARRRAAGKLAAEPDAERLPVIEKALAGETDAQVRDLLARARAASLLDSEDLQQRLQAVEQLAHQKTPETQLLLNQRLSGESDPGVQKAIKAALAGIEESLAWGDRIGAAFSGISLGSVLLLAALGLAITYGLMGVINMAHGELIMIGAYATYLVQVAFQRWVPEAAFGWYLVVAIPVSFLAAALVGAILERGVIRFLYGRPLETLLATFGISLVLQQTVRSVFGAQNVGVENPGWMSGGIALLPNLTLPWNRIAIIVFAFAVLAAVALMIARTRLGLFVRGVTQNRAMASCVGVNTARTDTYAFALGSGIAGLAGCALSQIGNVGPDLGQNYIVDSFLVVVLGGVGQLAGTVYAALGLGVLSKLLEGWTGAVLAKIAVLLFIVIFIQKRPQGIFALKGRSAET, encoded by the coding sequence GCAGGCCATCAATCAGGCCGTGCTTGCTCCTGACGCCCAGGTTGACGGCGGGCGTCTGGCGGCCTACCTCTCAGCGCTCTCCAACGATGAAGTTCGCGTAGCTCAGGGCAGGGCCTATGTGCTGAGCGGCGACGCCGCCACGGATCCCGCGACGGGCGAGGCCGCCAAGCTGCCGGCGGACGCCGAGGAAGTCGTCAACAACAATTACCTGCGCTCCGTCATCGACACGGCGCAGGCCGCCCTGGCGCTGGGCAGCAGGGATGTGAGCGCGCGCCGCCGTGCTGCCGGAAAGCTGGCGGCCGAGCCCGATGCCGAGCGGCTGCCCGTGATCGAGAAGGCGCTGGCCGGCGAGACCGATGCGCAAGTCAGGGACCTGCTGGCCAGGGCCAGGGCTGCCAGCCTGCTGGACAGCGAAGACCTGCAGCAGCGTTTGCAGGCCGTGGAGCAACTCGCTCACCAGAAGACGCCCGAGACCCAGTTGCTGCTGAACCAGCGCCTGTCCGGGGAGTCCGATCCGGGCGTGCAGAAAGCCATCAAGGCGGCGCTGGCCGGCATCGAGGAAAGCCTGGCCTGGGGCGATCGAATCGGCGCCGCCTTCAGCGGCATCAGCCTGGGCTCGGTGCTGCTGCTCGCGGCTCTGGGCCTGGCCATCACCTACGGCCTGATGGGCGTCATCAACATGGCCCATGGCGAGCTGATCATGATCGGTGCCTATGCCACTTATCTGGTGCAGGTCGCATTCCAGCGCTGGGTGCCAGAGGCTGCTTTTGGCTGGTATCTGGTGGTGGCGATCCCCGTTTCCTTTCTGGCCGCCGCCCTGGTGGGGGCGATTCTGGAGCGTGGCGTGATCCGTTTTCTCTACGGTCGCCCGCTGGAGACCTTGCTGGCCACTTTCGGTATCAGCCTGGTACTGCAGCAGACCGTGCGCAGTGTGTTTGGGGCGCAGAACGTGGGGGTGGAGAACCCCGGCTGGATGAGCGGCGGCATTGCGCTGCTGCCCAATCTCACGCTGCCATGGAACCGCATCGCCATCATCGTGTTTGCCTTTGCCGTGCTGGCGGCCGTGGCCCTCATGATCGCCAGGACGCGTCTGGGCCTGTTTGTACGCGGCGTGACGCAGAACCGCGCCATGGCCTCCTGCGTGGGCGTGAACACCGCACGCACCGACACCTATGCGTTTGCACTGGGTTCGGGCATTGCCGGGCTGGCGGGCTGTGCCTTGAGCCAGATCGGCAATGTGGGGCCGGATCTGGGCCAGAACTACATCGTTGACAGTTTCCTGGTCGTGGTGCTGGGCGGCGTCGGCCAACTGGCCGGCACGGTCTATGCGGCCCTGGGCCTGGGCGTGCTCTCCAAGCTGCTCGAAGGCTGGACCGGCGCCGTACTGGCCAAGATTGCCGTGCTGTTGTTCATCGTGATCTTCATTCAAAAGCGTCCGCAAGGAATCTTTGCCTTGAAGGGCCGCAGTGCGGAAACATGA
- the urtC gene encoding urea ABC transporter permease subunit UrtC: protein MTTQSIPIELPKPAPLLSAKGWTVFLISLILVCAVAPALNLWVPEGSALHLSDYMLGLLGKFLCYAICALAIDLIWGYTGILSLGHGLFFALGGYVMGMYLMREAAGPGALPAFMGFLDWKELPWHWALSGSFAATVLLVFLVPGLIGGVFGYFAFRSRIKGVYFSIITQALTYAAMLLFFRNETGFGGNNGFTGFKTLLGFSVNSQAMHVLLFALSGLALLGCFLFSRWLIRSKYGRVLQAVRDAESRTMFCGYNPLPYKLSIWVISAMMCGLAGALYVPQVGIINPSEMSVGNSIEMAVWTAVGGRASLVGPIIGAFAVNGGKSWLTVAAPEYWLYVLGALFIVVTLFMPGGLIRLPGQIRQWREKRSAQTQSELNHAAAAMARKASERAVADTLKGARA, encoded by the coding sequence ATGACAACCCAATCCATACCCATCGAACTGCCCAAGCCCGCGCCGCTGCTATCAGCCAAGGGCTGGACGGTGTTTCTCATCTCGCTGATCCTGGTCTGTGCCGTGGCTCCGGCACTCAATCTGTGGGTGCCCGAGGGCAGCGCCCTGCATCTGTCCGACTACATGCTGGGCTTGCTGGGCAAGTTCCTGTGCTATGCCATCTGCGCTCTGGCCATCGATCTGATCTGGGGCTATACGGGCATTCTGAGTCTCGGTCACGGCCTGTTCTTTGCGCTGGGCGGCTATGTGATGGGCATGTACCTGATGCGGGAGGCCGCTGGTCCCGGCGCTCTGCCGGCCTTCATGGGCTTTCTGGACTGGAAGGAGCTGCCATGGCACTGGGCGCTTTCGGGCAGCTTTGCCGCCACGGTGCTGCTGGTGTTTCTGGTGCCGGGCCTGATCGGGGGCGTGTTCGGCTACTTTGCCTTCCGCTCGCGCATCAAGGGCGTGTATTTTTCCATCATCACCCAGGCCCTGACCTATGCCGCCATGCTGCTGTTCTTCCGCAACGAGACCGGCTTTGGCGGCAACAACGGCTTCACGGGCTTCAAGACCCTGCTGGGCTTTTCCGTCAACTCGCAAGCCATGCATGTGCTGCTGTTTGCTCTCTCGGGGTTGGCGCTGCTGGGCTGCTTTCTGTTCTCGCGCTGGCTGATCCGCAGCAAATACGGCCGCGTGCTGCAGGCCGTGCGCGATGCCGAGTCGCGCACCATGTTCTGCGGCTACAACCCGCTGCCCTACAAGCTGTCGATCTGGGTCATCTCGGCCATGATGTGCGGTCTGGCCGGCGCGCTCTATGTGCCGCAGGTGGGCATCATCAATCCCAGCGAAATGAGCGTCGGCAATTCCATCGAGATGGCGGTGTGGACGGCCGTGGGCGGCCGTGCTTCGCTGGTCGGGCCCATCATCGGCGCGTTTGCCGTCAACGGCGGCAAGAGCTGGCTCACCGTGGCGGCACCCGAGTACTGGTTGTATGTGCTGGGCGCGTTGTTCATTGTCGTGACGCTGTTCATGCCCGGCGGCCTGATCCGTCTGCCAGGGCAGATCCGCCAGTGGCGTGAAAAACGCAGCGCGCAGACGCAGTCGGAGCTGAACCATGCCGCAGCCGCCATGGCCCGGAAAGCCAGCGAGCGCGCTGTCGCCGACACACTGAAAGGAGCCCGCGCATGA
- the urtD gene encoding urea ABC transporter ATP-binding protein UrtD — protein sequence MTPDLMQEGADRLAAYQLREAALHTESGGRNASLARPVIAGEVDVTHGRILYIEDVHVSFDGFKAINGLNLDIAPGELRCIIGPNGAGKTTMMDIITGKTRPDSGTVFFGSTIDLLRYSEPEIAAMGIGRKFQKPTVFEELTVFENLELALKTHKGIAASMRFKLNGEQKDRIGEVLHTIHLAGSVTRQAGLLSHGQKQWLEIGMLLAQEPKLLLLDEPVAGMTDEETVRTAELFLTLKGKHSLMVVEHDMSFIDTISEKVTVLCDGSVLAEGSLAEVQSDERVIEVYLGR from the coding sequence ATGACCCCCGACCTGATGCAGGAAGGCGCGGACCGGCTGGCCGCCTACCAGTTGCGTGAAGCCGCGCTGCATACCGAGTCCGGCGGCCGCAATGCCAGTCTGGCCCGGCCCGTGATTGCCGGCGAGGTCGATGTGACCCATGGCCGAATCCTCTACATCGAGGACGTGCATGTGAGCTTTGATGGCTTCAAGGCCATCAACGGCCTGAACCTGGACATCGCGCCCGGCGAGCTGCGCTGCATCATAGGCCCCAATGGTGCGGGCAAGACCACGATGATGGACATCATCACCGGCAAGACCCGCCCCGACAGCGGTACGGTGTTCTTCGGCTCCACCATCGATCTGCTGCGCTACAGCGAGCCCGAGATCGCAGCCATGGGCATTGGCCGCAAGTTCCAGAAGCCCACGGTGTTCGAGGAACTCACGGTGTTCGAGAACCTGGAGCTGGCGCTCAAGACCCACAAGGGCATTGCCGCCTCCATGCGGTTCAAGCTCAATGGCGAACAGAAAGACCGTATCGGCGAGGTTCTGCACACCATTCATCTGGCGGGCAGCGTGACGCGACAGGCGGGTCTGCTCAGTCACGGCCAGAAGCAGTGGCTGGAGATCGGCATGCTGCTGGCGCAGGAGCCCAAGCTGCTGTTGCTGGACGAGCCCGTGGCCGGCATGACTGATGAAGAGACCGTGCGCACGGCCGAATTGTTTCTCACGCTCAAGGGCAAGCATTCGCTGATGGTGGTGGAGCATGACATGAGTTTCATCGACACCATCAGCGAGAAGGTCACGGTGCTTTGCGATGGCTCGGTGCTGGCCGAGGGCTCGTTGGCCGAGGTGCAGTCAGATGAGCGCGTCATCGAAGTCTATCTGGGGAGGTAG
- the urtE gene encoding urea ABC transporter ATP-binding subunit UrtE, with the protein MLKVQNLHQYYGGSHILRNVNITAEIGKVTVLLGRNGVGKTTLLKSLMGLVPIRSGSVEWQGRDVARKTPYERARSGIGYVPQGREIFSRLSVEDNLRMGLSYCSARTRIPGELYELFPVLKQMLHRRGGDLSGGQQQQLAIARALAPQPKILILDEPTEGIQPSIIKDIGRVIRMLAQRGDMAILLCEQYYDFAEELADHYVVMERGEVIAAGPGSEMQQKGIRKLVAI; encoded by the coding sequence ATGCTTAAAGTCCAAAATCTGCACCAGTACTACGGCGGCTCGCATATCCTGCGCAATGTGAACATCACGGCCGAGATCGGCAAGGTCACGGTGCTGCTGGGCCGCAATGGCGTGGGCAAGACCACCTTGCTCAAAAGCCTGATGGGTCTGGTGCCCATCAGGAGCGGCAGCGTTGAATGGCAGGGCCGGGATGTGGCGCGCAAGACGCCTTATGAGCGGGCGCGCAGCGGCATCGGCTATGTGCCTCAGGGCCGTGAAATCTTCTCGCGCCTGTCGGTCGAGGACAATCTGCGCATGGGCTTGTCATACTGCTCGGCGCGCACCAGGATACCGGGCGAGCTGTATGAGCTGTTTCCCGTGCTCAAGCAGATGCTGCACCGCCGTGGCGGCGATCTTTCGGGCGGTCAGCAGCAGCAGTTGGCCATTGCCCGGGCACTGGCACCGCAGCCCAAGATCCTGATTCTGGACGAGCCCACCGAAGGCATACAGCCCAGCATCATCAAGGACATAGGCCGCGTGATCCGCATGCTGGCCCAGCGCGGCGATATGGCAATCCTGCTGTGCGAGCAGTACTATGATTTTGCGGAGGAACTGGCCGATCACTATGTGGTGATGGAGCGCGGCGAGGTGATTGCCGCAGGACCGGGCAGTGAGATGCAGCAAAAAGGCATTCGGAAATTGGTGGCAATCTGA
- a CDS encoding urease accessory protein UreD: MAWHAQLALDYREQENKTALHFTHDGPLRVLRSLYPEGPGICHNVLVHPPGGLVGGDVLDIRVHVGEGAHALITTPGATRFYRSNGQQALQRSRLQLAAGARLEWLPLETIAYNGCDAVNRLEFDLADGAQLLAWDVTALGLPLAGQPFEHGSFTQHLQWPGRFLEHGVIAAQDCLLLDGDLGLAGQRCLASLVFASGSPLQRAQREALLEATHELLQSAPEAVIAGVTAPNEHMLVLRALAPVVEPAMAFWKSAWALWRGQIWGLQGAMPRIWSM, from the coding sequence ATGGCTTGGCATGCGCAACTGGCGCTCGACTATCGCGAGCAGGAAAACAAAACCGCACTGCACTTCACGCACGATGGTCCATTGCGCGTGCTCAGGAGCCTGTACCCCGAGGGGCCGGGCATCTGCCACAACGTGCTGGTGCATCCGCCCGGCGGCCTGGTTGGCGGCGATGTGCTCGACATCCGCGTCCATGTCGGTGAGGGCGCACATGCGCTGATCACCACGCCCGGCGCCACACGTTTTTACAGAAGCAACGGCCAGCAGGCGCTGCAGCGCTCGCGATTGCAGCTTGCCGCTGGCGCAAGGCTTGAATGGCTGCCGCTGGAAACCATTGCCTACAACGGGTGCGATGCGGTCAACCGGCTCGAATTCGATCTGGCCGACGGTGCGCAACTGCTGGCCTGGGACGTGACGGCGCTGGGCCTGCCGCTGGCCGGGCAGCCGTTCGAGCACGGCAGTTTCACCCAGCACCTGCAATGGCCGGGGCGTTTCCTGGAGCACGGCGTGATTGCCGCGCAGGACTGCCTGCTGCTCGACGGCGACTTGGGCCTGGCAGGGCAGCGCTGTCTGGCCAGCCTGGTCTTTGCCAGCGGCTCGCCGCTGCAGCGTGCGCAGCGAGAGGCGCTGCTGGAAGCCACCCACGAGTTGCTGCAATCCGCGCCGGAAGCTGTCATCGCCGGGGTGACGGCGCCGAACGAGCATATGCTGGTGCTGCGCGCGCTGGCGCCGGTGGTGGAGCCTGCAATGGCGTTCTGGAAAAGCGCCTGGGCACTATGGCGTGGGCAGATCTGGGGGCTACAGGGTGCGATGCCCCGTATCTGGTCCATGTGA
- a CDS encoding TetR/AcrR family transcriptional regulator, giving the protein MKVSKAQAAENREGIVDAAARLYREKGLDGVGVAEITRDAGLTHGGLYRHFESKDALAREACLRAFEWTITPLDGLESSEADGAPATRLRALVHGYLSAAHRDHPGEGCPAAALAADAARAGPEMSEVFAQGVERNIQRFMSVLQGDDAAKRNQTIVTLSSMVGALVLARATAAGNPALSEEILATLREQLAP; this is encoded by the coding sequence ATGAAAGTGAGCAAAGCACAGGCCGCAGAGAACCGCGAAGGAATCGTGGATGCCGCTGCGCGCCTTTATCGAGAAAAAGGCCTGGATGGCGTGGGCGTGGCTGAGATCACACGCGATGCAGGATTGACACATGGCGGGCTGTACCGACACTTCGAGTCCAAGGATGCGCTCGCACGCGAGGCCTGCCTGCGCGCATTCGAGTGGACGATCACGCCGCTGGACGGACTGGAGTCTTCAGAGGCAGATGGCGCTCCTGCAACCAGACTCCGAGCACTGGTGCATGGCTATCTTTCTGCGGCCCACCGCGATCACCCTGGAGAGGGCTGCCCGGCTGCGGCATTGGCTGCAGATGCCGCAAGAGCGGGGCCTGAAATGTCGGAGGTTTTTGCGCAGGGGGTGGAGCGCAACATCCAGCGCTTTATGAGCGTGCTCCAGGGTGACGACGCGGCCAAGCGCAATCAGACTATCGTGACCCTCAGCAGCATGGTCGGTGCCTTGGTCCTCGCACGCGCCACGGCAGCGGGCAACCCGGCGCTTTCTGAAGAAATATTGGCAACCCTGCGGGAGCAACTAGCCCCGTAA
- a CDS encoding beta-ketoacyl-[acyl-carrier-protein] synthase II: MDRRVVITGLGLVSPLGCKVELAWQRLLAGQSGVRALNADLGEGTGVSVAGRVPDLEEDPQAGWSPEAAISAKELRRMDRFIAFALGAADQALAHAQWRHPSAEQQERAATIIGSGVGGFGTIVDAVRTTDGKGPQRLSPFTVPAFLANLAAGQVSIRHQLKGPLGAPVTACAASIQAIGDAARLIRNDEVDMALCGGSEATIDRVALGSFAAAKAVTTYCDGDPAKASRPFDLARDGFVMAEGAGLLVLEALDHALARGAKPLAEVVGYGTSADAYHVTSGPEDGAGAARSMRAALRQARLQARDIQHLNAHATSTPVGDRGELAAMRQVFGAGFGPSITATKSALGHMLGAAGGAAAIFTVLALRDQVAPPVLNLEHPDLLADGLDLIAGSARAHAIEHAMLNGFGFGGVNASLILKRFTV; encoded by the coding sequence ATGGATCGTCGGGTAGTCATCACCGGCTTGGGCTTGGTGTCTCCTCTTGGGTGCAAGGTGGAACTGGCCTGGCAGCGCCTGCTGGCCGGCCAGTCCGGGGTACGCGCCTTGAATGCCGACCTGGGTGAAGGCACAGGTGTTTCTGTCGCTGGGCGGGTGCCTGACTTGGAAGAGGATCCCCAAGCCGGGTGGAGCCCCGAAGCCGCTATCTCGGCCAAGGAGCTGCGCCGCATGGATCGCTTCATTGCATTTGCATTGGGTGCGGCAGACCAGGCTCTGGCACACGCACAGTGGCGCCATCCAAGCGCCGAACAGCAGGAGCGCGCGGCGACCATCATCGGCTCCGGTGTTGGCGGCTTCGGCACCATTGTTGATGCGGTGCGAACTACGGATGGCAAAGGGCCGCAGCGCCTCTCGCCTTTCACCGTACCGGCTTTCCTGGCCAATCTGGCTGCTGGCCAGGTATCGATCAGGCACCAGCTCAAGGGTCCGTTGGGGGCTCCGGTGACGGCTTGCGCCGCCAGCATCCAGGCCATTGGCGATGCCGCACGTTTGATTCGCAATGACGAAGTGGACATGGCGCTCTGCGGTGGTAGCGAAGCCACCATTGACCGGGTTGCGCTAGGCAGCTTTGCCGCAGCAAAAGCCGTCACGACCTACTGCGACGGCGATCCCGCGAAGGCTTCCCGCCCCTTTGACCTGGCTCGGGACGGCTTTGTCATGGCCGAAGGTGCGGGCCTGCTGGTGCTGGAGGCACTGGATCATGCATTGGCGCGTGGCGCCAAGCCGCTGGCCGAAGTCGTGGGCTACGGCACCTCGGCCGATGCCTATCATGTCACTTCCGGGCCCGAGGATGGGGCCGGCGCCGCACGGTCGATGCGCGCCGCGTTGCGCCAGGCGCGGTTGCAAGCTCGTGATATTCAGCACCTGAATGCTCATGCGACCTCCACACCCGTCGGTGACCGAGGTGAGCTGGCTGCCATGCGTCAAGTGTTTGGAGCAGGCTTTGGCCCCTCGATCACGGCCACCAAATCCGCCTTGGGTCACATGCTGGGAGCTGCCGGCGGGGCTGCTGCGATCTTCACCGTCTTGGCCTTGCGCGACCAGGTCGCACCGCCCGTGCTCAATCTCGAGCATCCAGACCTATTGGCTGACGGTCTGGATCTGATCGCCGGAAGTGCGCGTGCCCATGCGATAGAGCACGCCATGCTCAATGGATTTGGTTTCGGCGGTGTCAATGCATCACTGATTTTGAAGCGATTTACAGTCTGA
- a CDS encoding Bug family tripartite tricarboxylate transporter substrate binding protein, which translates to MNFATTLIRACLLCGLLMSAACADKAASRQPIKIVVGFEAGGAMDTLARAFASRLSARLQRPVYVENRAGAGGAIAANYVAQSRPDGNTLLLASPAEIFINPIYSRSRESGEVADMVPVAKVSSAPIVLVTRGDSAIHQLGDIATAAQKNIRGLSFASSGVGSLQHLVGESLGKALGVELLHVPYVGGASATASLMSNQVDLLIAGLAPIAPHLESQKIHALGIASAHRSKRFSDVPTFHEKGLQGVSFEYWQGIFLPKRASSELALFLSSEINNVIKDASFVDQLENLGFEVAYKDYEQFKPFLQAEDQSYRSFFRKSGFLY; encoded by the coding sequence ATGAACTTTGCCACAACGCTAATTCGAGCCTGCCTACTTTGCGGGCTGCTGATGAGTGCAGCTTGTGCCGATAAAGCAGCATCTCGCCAACCCATCAAAATTGTTGTTGGCTTCGAAGCCGGTGGTGCGATGGACACCTTGGCGCGCGCGTTTGCCAGTCGGCTCTCCGCGCGACTGCAACGTCCCGTCTATGTGGAAAACAGGGCGGGCGCAGGCGGAGCCATTGCTGCGAACTATGTTGCGCAATCCAGACCCGATGGAAATACGCTGCTCTTGGCGTCGCCTGCCGAAATTTTCATCAATCCAATCTACAGCAGAAGCCGGGAGTCGGGCGAAGTCGCTGACATGGTGCCGGTGGCCAAAGTCTCTTCTGCTCCTATTGTTCTTGTCACACGGGGTGACTCCGCAATACATCAGCTGGGGGATATCGCAACTGCAGCCCAGAAAAATATCCGTGGCCTGAGCTTCGCATCCTCAGGAGTGGGCAGCTTGCAGCATTTGGTGGGAGAGAGCTTGGGCAAAGCCCTGGGGGTGGAGTTATTGCATGTCCCATACGTGGGGGGTGCTTCCGCAACTGCAAGCCTGATGAGCAATCAAGTGGACTTACTGATTGCGGGGCTTGCTCCCATCGCTCCCCATCTGGAAAGTCAAAAGATACACGCATTAGGCATTGCATCGGCTCACAGGTCTAAACGCTTCTCCGATGTCCCAACTTTTCATGAAAAGGGGCTACAAGGCGTCAGCTTTGAATATTGGCAAGGAATCTTTCTTCCCAAGAGGGCTTCATCCGAACTGGCTCTATTTCTATCCTCCGAGATCAACAACGTGATCAAAGACGCGAGCTTTGTGGATCAATTAGAAAATTTAGGTTTTGAAGTTGCATACAAGGACTACGAGCAGTTCAAGCCATTTTTGCAGGCAGAAGATCAGAGCTACCGAAGCTTCTTTAGGAAAAGCGGCTTTTTATATTGA
- the cysQ gene encoding 3'(2'),5'-bisphosphate nucleotidase CysQ, which produces MTLTQGALLEDVMTITREAGALIMEIYRDDFEVRGKQDASPVTEADEKAERLILERLDALQPRFPVVSEEAAAAGYVPEMGQCFWLVDPLDGTKEFINRNGEFTVNIALIENGAPVLGVVFAPALDRMYAGATGLGAWLEVQGKRQSIECRNIPDDGLDVVASRSHGDADALDQFLDGRLVRSLKSAGSSLKICLVAEGKADLYPRLGRTMEWDIAAGHAVLVAAGGQIHALNGDVLSYGKQDLSNPHFYACSANYC; this is translated from the coding sequence GTGACTCTGACTCAAGGCGCACTGCTTGAAGACGTTATGACCATCACCCGCGAAGCGGGTGCATTAATCATGGAGATCTACCGCGACGACTTTGAAGTGCGCGGCAAGCAGGATGCATCGCCGGTGACTGAAGCCGACGAAAAGGCCGAGCGTCTGATTCTTGAGCGTCTGGATGCCTTGCAGCCGCGGTTTCCCGTCGTTTCTGAAGAAGCTGCTGCTGCGGGATATGTTCCTGAGATGGGGCAATGCTTCTGGCTGGTCGATCCTCTCGATGGCACCAAGGAATTCATTAATCGCAATGGCGAGTTCACCGTCAATATTGCGCTGATCGAAAATGGAGCCCCTGTGCTGGGCGTCGTTTTCGCACCAGCGCTGGATCGCATGTACGCAGGTGCCACTGGACTTGGAGCATGGCTGGAAGTGCAAGGGAAGCGCCAATCCATTGAATGCCGAAACATTCCAGACGACGGTCTTGATGTGGTGGCCAGTCGTTCGCACGGCGATGCTGATGCGCTGGATCAGTTTCTCGATGGGCGCTTGGTGCGGTCGCTTAAAAGTGCAGGCTCATCGCTCAAAATTTGTCTAGTCGCCGAAGGAAAAGCAGACCTCTACCCCCGCTTGGGGCGCACCATGGAATGGGATATCGCTGCGGGCCATGCGGTGCTGGTCGCTGCAGGTGGCCAGATTCATGCGCTCAATGGAGATGTTCTGAGCTACGGGAAGCAAGATTTGAGCAACCCTCATTTCTATGCCTGCTCGGCAAATTACTGCTGA
- the cysN gene encoding sulfate adenylyltransferase subunit CysN — translation MSHVSALISEDIEKYLKAHEQKSLLRFITCGSVDDGKSTLIGRLLYESKMLFEDQMEALVADSKKVGTQGGELDFALLVDGLAAEREQGITIDVAYRFFSTDQRKFIVADTPGHEQYTRNMVTGASTADVAVVMIDARRGVLTQSKRHSYLASLIGIRKIVLAVNKMDLMGYSEKVFNDIVADYREFAKKINLEDITAIPMSALRGDNITEQSEHMPWYRGTTLMGYLETVEIDEARQQKLPFRMPVQWVNRPNLDFRGFAGCIASGQIHPGDTVRILPSGRVTKVARVVTQDGDLQQAVAGQSVALTLADEVDCSRGDVIAVADAPSDVADQFQVTLIWMHEQPMLGGRPYLMKIGGKTIPVTFAAPKYKINVNTLEHLAAKELALNEIGVCNLSSSQPIAFDAYKDNRETGSFILIDRLSNATVGAGLIDFSLRRSQNIHMQHVNVNQEARSERMHQKPALLWFTGLSGAGKSTIANLLETRLHARGRHTYLLDGDNVRHGLNRDLGFTDADRVENIRRVAEVGKLFVDAGLIAITAFISPFQAEREMARKLVKDGEFLEVFIDTPLSVAEERDPKGLYKKVRRGELKNFTGIDSPFEVPESPDIHISTPTMTAQEAVDKIIAELVAREIIAAED, via the coding sequence ATGTCACATGTATCCGCACTCATCTCTGAAGATATCGAGAAATACCTGAAGGCGCACGAGCAGAAAAGCCTGCTGCGCTTCATCACCTGCGGCAGCGTGGATGACGGCAAGAGCACGCTGATCGGACGCTTGCTGTACGAATCCAAGATGCTGTTTGAGGACCAGATGGAAGCACTGGTCGCTGACTCCAAAAAGGTCGGCACGCAGGGCGGCGAGCTCGATTTCGCGCTGCTGGTCGATGGTCTGGCTGCAGAACGCGAGCAAGGCATCACCATTGATGTGGCCTACCGCTTCTTTTCGACCGACCAGCGCAAGTTCATCGTGGCCGACACGCCTGGCCATGAGCAGTACACCCGCAATATGGTCACCGGTGCCTCCACCGCCGATGTCGCCGTGGTGATGATTGATGCGCGCCGAGGTGTGCTGACTCAATCCAAGCGCCATAGCTATCTGGCATCGCTGATTGGCATACGCAAAATCGTGCTGGCCGTCAACAAGATGGACTTGATGGGTTATTCCGAAAAAGTCTTCAACGACATCGTGGCCGACTACCGCGAGTTCGCCAAGAAAATCAATCTGGAAGACATCACGGCCATCCCCATGTCAGCCTTGCGTGGCGACAATATCACCGAGCAGAGCGAGCACATGCCCTGGTACCGCGGTACCACGCTCATGGGTTATCTGGAGACGGTGGAAATTGACGAAGCGCGCCAGCAGAAGCTGCCGTTTCGCATGCCTGTGCAATGGGTCAACCGCCCCAACCTCGACTTCCGCGGCTTTGCGGGCTGCATTGCCAGCGGCCAGATTCACCCCGGAGATACCGTCCGCATCCTGCCCAGCGGGCGCGTGACCAAGGTTGCGCGCGTCGTCACCCAAGATGGTGATCTGCAGCAGGCTGTTGCCGGTCAGTCCGTCGCTCTGACCTTGGCTGACGAGGTGGACTGCAGCCGGGGCGATGTGATTGCTGTCGCCGATGCACCTTCCGATGTGGCCGATCAGTTCCAGGTCACGCTGATCTGGATGCATGAGCAGCCCATGCTCGGTGGTCGCCCATATCTGATGAAGATTGGCGGTAAGACAATTCCCGTCACCTTTGCCGCACCCAAGTACAAGATCAATGTCAACACGCTGGAGCACCTGGCTGCGAAGGAGCTGGCGCTCAATGAAATCGGCGTCTGCAATCTGTCCAGCAGCCAGCCTATCGCTTTCGATGCCTATAAGGACAATCGCGAAACAGGCAGCTTCATCCTGATTGATCGCCTGAGCAACGCCACGGTGGGCGCGGGTCTGATCGACTTTTCGCTGCGTCGCTCGCAGAACATTCATATGCAGCATGTGAATGTGAACCAAGAAGCGCGCTCCGAACGCATGCATCAAAAGCCGGCCCTGCTATGGTTTACCGGTCTGTCGGGCGCTGGCAAATCCACCATTGCGAACCTGCTCGAAACCCGTCTGCATGCGCGTGGCCGGCATACCTATCTGCTCGACGGCGACAACGTGCGCCACGGCCTCAATCGCGACCTTGGCTTCACCGACGCAGACCGCGTGGAGAACATTCGTCGCGTCGCTGAAGTAGGCAAGCTGTTTGTGGACGCCGGGCTGATTGCCATCACCGCCTTCATCTCGCCATTCCAGGCAGAGCGCGAAATGGCGCGCAAGCTGGTGAAAGATGGCGAGTTCCTCGAAGTATTCATCGACACACCGCTTTCCGTTGCCGAAGAGCGTGACCCTAAGGGCCTCTACAAGAAAGTGCGCCGTGGCGAGCTGAAGAACTTCACGGGGATCGACTCACCGTTTGAAGTGCCGGAGTCTCCGGACATTCATATATCCACCCCCACGATGACTGCGCAAGAGGCCGTGGACAAGATCATCGCCGAACTGGTGGCCCGCGAAATCATAGCTGCGGAAGACTAA